TACCCCAATTAAGAAAAATGTATGGGGATGGCACTAAAGAACTAAAAGAAATGATGAAAATGCACACGCAAGTTTTTAATACCAGTAACTTTGTGAATACGCTAGTTACAGGGATTGATTTAGCTATTGAAGAAAAAGAAGGGGTTCGAGGTAAGGAAACGGTTCAAGGATTGAAAGTTGGTTTAATGGGTCCTTTTGCAGCCATTGGTGATTCTATTTTTGGTTCATTATTACCTACTATTTTAGGTGCTCTTGCAGCTAACATGGCGATTGAAGGGAACCCGTTAGGTTGTATTCTATGGTTAGCTGCATCAATAGGCGTGATGGTACTACGTTGGAAAATGTTAGAGTTATCTTATCGTGAAGGTGTGACATTAGTCACAACAATGCAACACAAGTTGTCTGCGTTGACAGATGCTGCTACTTTACTAGGTGTTTTCATGGTGGGTGCGCTGATTGCAACAATGATCAATGTTAAGGTTTCTTGGGCTCCACAAATAGGAGATTTAACCATAAATGTTCAGAATAATTTAGATATGATTTTACCAAGGTTATTTCCAGCGATGATTGTTGGTGTGGTTTATTGGATGTTAGGTAAGAAAAATATGACATCGACTATTGCTATTTTCATTGTCCTAGTGGTATCAGTTGCTTTATCTGCCCTAGGTGTCATTTCAAAATAACGTAGTCATTTCATATGAAGATGGTACTCAGAAATTAGTAACCTTTATGGTGAAATTAACCTGAGTACCATTTAACTTTGTTTTTTTTATAAATGAATGAGATCGTATAAATAAGGAGGTCTCTTTCAACTAGGTATCATTGTGGCGGAGAAGAGGATTGCTATTTTAAAGTTTTTAATAAATAGCTAGATTTTAATTGTATAGAAGGAGTAAGAGATGGCGGATATCATTATAACAGGACACGGTAATTTTGCACAGGGGATGAAGCATGCAGTTGAGATGATTATGGGTGAACAAGAAAAAATAAAAGAAATTCCTTTTATAGGGGAAGAACCTTTAGAAAGTTTTTCTAATAATCTTAAGCAATCAGTTAATACTTCTTTAGAAAACAATCAAGAAATAATTGTTTTTACTGATTTAAAGGGTGGCACACCATTTAATCAATCGATGTTATTGCATATGGAAAGTTCTGGAATTTATGTAGTGGGTGGTACCAATTTGGCAATGTTAATAGAGGCAATCAGTTTAAATATGTCAGAAATGAAAACTGAAATAATTCTTGAAAAAGTGATTAATTCTTCGAAAGATAGTATTTATTCCAGTTTAGATTTTAGTAAATAAAATAATTAATCAAATAAAATTTTTCAAGGAGGGGTTAATATGTTTTTTAAAACAGATGAAGAATTGACAGACTTAGGAGCACTCATCACGACAAGAGAGATTGAACAGCAGCCTAAATTATGGCAAGAAACTTTTGATATTTATCAAAAAAATCAAGAGGAAATTAATAAATTTATTAATGACTTTGCAAAAGAGTCACAACAGAAGGTGCGAGTTGTTTTTACTGGTGCCGGGACCTCAGCTTATGTGGGGGATGTTGTTAAACCGCATTTAGTTCGCTATGGGGATAACGAGCGTTTTATTTTTGAAGCGATTCCAACAACTGATATTGTAGCAGCTCCTTACGATTATTTAAAACCTGAAGAGCCAACTATTTTAGTGTCGTTTGCAAGAAGTGGGAATAGTCCGGAAAGTGTAGCGACGGTTGATATTGCGAATCAAGTGGTGAAAAACTTACGACACTTAATCATTACATGTGCTCCAGAAGGACAATTAGCTCAATCCGGTGCTCAAGATGACAAAGCGTTTGTGATGTTAATGCCAGCTTTATCAAATGATAAAGGCTTTGCGATGACAGGAAGTTTCACGTGTATGACTTTAGCAAGCTTATTAGTTTTTGATGATACACATACCAATAAAGCCGAAATGGTTGAGCAAATGAGTGCCATGGGTGAACAAGGGATTAAACTTGAAAATGAAATTAAATCGTTAGTTGATTTAGAGTTTAATCGTGTGGTTTATCTAGGGTCAGGTGCGTTGTCTGGGTTAACGCGTGAAGCGCAATTAAAATTATTAGAATTAACTGCAGGTCAAGTGACGACAGCATTCGATTCTTCGTTAGGTTTTCGACATGGACCTAAATCATTTGTTGATGAAAAAACGCTAGTATTTACTTTCATTAGCAATGATGCTTACACAGCACAATATGATGTGGATATTTTAGAAGAAATTAAAGGGAATGAAATCGCTGTTGCTACAGTGGGAATTGCGCAAAATACGACCACGTATTCAGGTCAATCGATGATAATCGAGAGTGAACAATTGTTACCGGATGCGTATCTTGCTTTACCATATATTGTAATTGCTCAGACGTTTGCTTTATTAACATCAGTAAAGGTTGAGAATAAGCCAGATACACCATCTCCAACAGGGACTGTAAACCGTGTTGTTCAAGGCGTTATCATTCACGAATTAAATAAATAGATAAGAGGGAAGAAAGATGAAAAATTTAACAGAAGCTCAAAGAAAACATATGGATAATTTGTCAACCGAAGCAGGAGTTATTGCTGCTTTAGCAATTGACCAACGTGGTGCTCTACGTAAAATGTTAGCAGCTGAAGGATATGAAGGTGATGTTGAACAAGCTGCGATTGAATTTAAAAAATTAGTATCAGAAGAATTAACCCCTTTTGCAAGCTCAATCTTATTGGATCCTGAGTACGGATTACCCGCTTCGGAGGTACGAGCAGAAGAAGCAGGGTTATTATTAGCATATGAGCAAACAGGTTATGATGCTACCGAAGCGGGACGTTTTCCGGATTTAATCACAAATATGTCGGCTAAACGTATTAAAGAAGCAGGCGCAGATGCTGTTAAATTCCTATTATACTATGATGTAGATGAACAGGCTGAAATTAACGAACGTAAGCATGCATTTGTTGAACGTATCGGTTCGGAATGTGTAGCAGAAGAAATTCCCTTCTATTTAGAGTTGTTATCATATGATGCTACTAATGAGGATAATGCAAGTGCAGCTTTTGCAAAAGTAAAACCTCATAAGGTTAACAAGATGATGGAAGAGTTTTCAAAACCTCGTTATAATGTGGATGTTTTAAAAGTTGAAGTACCAGTCAATATGAAATTTGTAGAAGGCTATGCTGAAGGAGAAGTTGTTTACACTCGTGAAGAAGCTTTAGCTGCTTTTAAAGAGCAAACAGAATCAACAGATTTACCATTTATCTTCTTAAGTGCGGGCGTTAGTGCGGAATTATTCCAAGAAACGTTACGTTTTGCTAAAGAAGCAGGTTCAACATTTAATGGCGTATTATGTGGTCGAGCAACTTGGAAAGATGGCGTGGCAATCTTCGTTAAAGAAGGAGAAACCGCAACTCGTGAATGGTTAAGAACACAAGGTAAAGCCAACATTGTGTCATTAAACGAAGTGTTAAACGAAACAGCTACTTCATGGCGTGAATAAAATTTCAGACATTATAGAATTGTTAGCTAATCTAAGTGGAAGTGTATACTAAAAATACGCTTTCGCTTTTTTATAGGTAGTATTTACTGTAATTTTCTGATAAAATGAAAGAGTCAGTTAAGTGTGAAAAGCTTAACCAAATCAATTTCCATTTAGGAGGAATTTTCAAATGGCATTAGTATCAGCAGCAGAAATGTTGAAAAAAGCACGTGAAGGTAAATACGCAGTAGGAGCTTTCAACACAAACAACTTAGAGTGGACAAAAGCAATCTTACAAGGTGCGCAAGAATCTAACGCTCCAGTTATGATCCAAACATCTATGGGTGCAGCTAAATACATGGGTGGCTACCAATTATGTGTTCACATGGTGGAAGATTTAATCGAATCAATGGGAATCACTGTTCCTGTTGCATTACACTTAGACCACGGTGAATATGAAGATGCATTAAAATGTATCGAAGTTGGTTACACTTCAGTAATGTACGATGGTTCTCATTTAGACTTCGACACAAACATTGAACAAGCTAAAGACGTAGTTGCGAAAGCTCACGCTAAAGGCGTTTCAGTTGAATGTGAAGTTGGATCAATCGGTGGGGAAGAAGACGGTATCATCGGTTCTGGTGAATTAGCTGATCCTCAAGAATGTAAAGCAATGGCTGATACAGGAATTGACTTCTTAGCAGCAGGTATTGGTAACATTCACGGTTCATACCCAGAAAACTGGACTGGATTATCATTTGAAACTTTAGCTGAAATCGCTGAAATCACTGGTGGTAACTTACCATTAGTATTACACGGTGGTTCAGGTATTCCTTTAGAGCAAGTTCAAAAAGCTATCTCTTTAGGCGTTTCAAAAATCAACGTTAACACTGAATGTCAAGAAGTATTTGCAGCTGCAACACGTAAATACATCGAAGAAGGTAAAGACTTAGAAGGTAAAGGTTTTGACCCTCGTAAATTATTAGCTCCAGGAACTGAAGCGGTTGTTGAATTAGTTAAACAACGTATCGAATGGTTCGGTTCAAAAGATAAAGCTTAATTTATCTTTATTAATGGATAATGAAAAACTCCCTGAATTTTTCAGGGAGTTTTTGTTTATTCTTTTTTATCGACAAAATAATAAATATCTTCTTTTAATTTTGCTAAAGCTTTTTCCCAAACAGCTTCGGCTTCCATGACATAACAGTCTGCGTCTATAACTTTTCCGTATTGGTACTCATCAGGTGATAGTAAGTCTAAGACACGGTCATAGCGTTGTGTATGTTGGCTGAAGTCATGACGTAAACTATCAATCGTAATCGTTTTATCAGGTAAAATGACATCATAACGAAATGTTCCGTGTTTACGAAATAAATAATCAGGTTGAATCATTTCTTCTACGCCATGCAGGCTCGTGTTACGAGCTAGTGGGGCACCCAGCATTACAATTTTTCCTTGGCGTCGTTTGACCTCACGAAAAGGCGAGTTAGCCCCGACTGGTGAAAAATCATATTGATGTTGTTGGGCGATTTTCTCAGCATCTTTTCCCCAAATGGTGACGCTGTGTGTAGGATGAAGGCTTCTAAAGGTATTTGGAACGTGGCGCATTGTTTCTGGAATAATACCAATACAAGCTGGTGTTTCGTTTAAATTAAAAATAGGTTCCTCAGGGCGAACGCTTTCATAACTTAAGGTAGGAATCATCAAAGTTCCTTCGCTGACCGTGCACTGTAACGCTTTAATAACGTCTAATGGTGTGATTTGTGAGTTATTTTTTCCGCGGATAGCATTAAATGAAGAATGTACGACAATAATGTCAGACTTTTTAATTCCTAGTTGAGATAAATCTTTAACGAGTTGTTGATAGCGCATTAATAAATCTCCTTCTGTATATGTAGTACCTCTACTATAGTCATAATCTGTTTGATTTGTAAACGATAAATGTAATCGTTTTAAATTTATAGTTAAAATGATTGCACATTTAACTTTAAAAGTATAGACTATATTTATAAAGTATCAGTTAATAGGAGGAGAAAAAATGGAACACAAACAATTAAAAGCGTTTCCTAAAGACTTTTTGTGGGGATCAGCATCAGCGGCGTATCAAGTAGAAGGCGCATGGAATGAGGATGGTAAAGGGCCATCAGTTTGGGATGAATTTGTAAAAATTCCTGGTAAAACGTTTAAAGCTACAAACGGTGAGTTAGCGGTTGATCATTATCATCGTTATAAAGAAGACATCGCGTTAATGAAAGAACAAGGTTTAAAAGCGTATCGCTTTTCAATTGCTTGGACACGTATTTTTCCTAACGGCCGTGGTGAGCTCAATCAAGCTGGCTTAGATTTTTATATTAATTTAGTAGATGAATTGATTGCGAATGGTATTGAACCGTTAGTGACGTTATATCATTGGGATTTACCACAAGCTTTGCAAGATGAATATATGGGATGGGAATCTCGTAAAGTGATTGATGATTTCGTCAACTACGCGTCAGTTTTATTTGAAACATTCCGTGGTAAAGTAAAGTATTGGATTAGCTTGAATGAACAAAATATTTTTATTCAGTTAGGTTACTTAATGGCCGTTCACCCACCAGCAGTTATTGATCCTAAACGTATGTATGAAGCGAATCATATTGCCAATTTAGCGAATGCATCAGTCATTAAAAAATTCCATGAAATGAATATGCCAGGTCAAATCGGTCCAAGTTTTGCCTATACACCAAACTATTCATTTGATAGTAACCCAATGAATGTACTGGCAGCTGAAGATACCGAAGATATTATGGCGAATTTTTGGCTAGATGTTTATGCATGGGGTGAGTATCCAATCTTTGCGATGAACTATTTGAAAGAACAAGGCATCGCACCAACGATTGAACCAGGTGATATGGAGTTATTAAAAGAAGGGAAACCTGACTTCTTAGGCGTTAACTACTATCAAACAGCGACACATGTTTTCAATCCATTAGATGGTGTTGGCATGGGTAAAATGAATACAAGTGGTAAAAAAGGCTCAAGTGAAGAAACTGGAATGCCTGGTGTTTCTAAGAAAGTCGCTAATCCATTTATCGACCGTACAAACTGGGATTGGGAAATTGACCCGCAAGGTTTACGTGTCGCGCTACGTCGTATGACAAGCCGTTATCGTATGCCAATTTTAATTACGGAAAATGGTTTAGGAGAATACGACAAAATTACTGAAACAAATGAAATTCATGATGATTACCGCATTGCTTACTTAAGTAGTCACGTTAAAGCGATTCAAGAGGCAATCACAGATGGTGTAACAGTGTTAGGATACTGCACATGGTCATACACTGACTTATTAAGTTGGTTAAATGGCTATCAAAAACGTTATGGTTTTGTCTATGTTGACCAAGATGAAACGCAAAATGGTAGTTTAACACGTTATAAAAAAGATAGTTATTATTGGTATCAAAACGTGATTGCAACTAATGGAGAAGAGTTATAATAAATAAATTAAACGTGTAGAAGGCTAAGACTTCTACACGTTTCTTTGTGAAAAAACAAGCCGCTAAACTTGTAGCGACTTGTTTTAAACAGATTAAATATACTTCTCAGTCAAACTCATAAACTCCTCAATATCAGCTTTCAAGATATTGATACCATTTTGCCAGAAGTCTGGTTCGGTTAAATCAACATTTAAGTGTTTTTGTGCTAATTCTTCAGTAGTCATTGAAGCAGTATCACGTAGTAGGGCGATGTAATCTTCCTCAAAGTTGCCTTCAGATTGTTGGGCGTACGCGTAGATACCTAGGCTGAATAAGTAACCGAATGTATAAGGGAAGTTATAAAATGGTACATCATCAATATAGAAATGTAATTTGCTTGCCCAGAAATGTGGGTGGTAAGAAGCTAATGAGTCTTGGTAAGATTCTTTTTGCGCATCCAACATTAATTGCGTGATTTCTTCATCAGATAACACGTGCGATTGACGCGCTTCATGGAAATTGTTCTCAAAAATAAAACGAGCATGAATATTCATAAACATCGCAATCGCATTTTGCATTTTTACATCTAATAAATTGATTTTTTCTAAATCAGATTGTGCTTGTTTTAAGGTAGCGTCAGCAACGATTAACTCGGCAAAGGTACTAGCTGTTTCAGCTACATTCATCGCATAATCTTGGCTCATACCTGGTAAATCCCACATAACATGGCTATGATAAGCATGACCTAATTCATGGGCCAAGGTTGCCACTTCATTAATAGAACCGCCGTATGTCATGAAAATACGTGATTCTTGGCTTTCAGCTAAACCAGTACAGTAACCACCAGGACGTTTGCCAGGACGGTCTTCAGCTTCAATCCAGCTCTTTTCAAATGCCATTTGGGCAAAGTCAGCCATTTTAGGACTAAATTTAGCAAAGTTTTCGATAATAAACTCAGCGGCATCATCAAACGTATAACGTGTTTCTTCTAAATCCCCTAAGACGATAGGCGCATCTTGATCTTGCCACTCCATTTTTTCTTTACCGAATAGTTGGGCTTTGCGTGTTAAAAAGTCGATGAATAGTTGTTTGTTTTCGGTAATCACTTGCCACATCATGTCTAGTGTTTCTTTTTGCATGCGATTATATTTTAATGGTGTTTCTAAGAAGTCAGTTGTGTTATGTAATTCATAATTAGCTAAACGGAACCCTTGTAAGTGGTTTAGAGTGTCAGCGAAAAGTGGTGCTTTTTCGGCCCAAGTTTTTTCCCACAGCTCAAATAATTCGGCACGAACGCTTGCGTCGTTATCGCCCATCATACGGTTGAAGGCTTGACCGGCTGATAATTTTTCGCCTTTATAATCAATGATAATACTTGCGACGATTGTATCGTAATGTGAACTCCAAGCATTGAAACCATCGATTGATAATTGGTTAATGATTTTTTCTTCTGGTTTAGACAATAATTTTTTTCCTTTTTCACGAACTTCAGCCAAGTTAAATAAAAGCCCTTGTTGGTTGGCTAAGGGACTTGCTTCTAGTGTTGTCCATTCGTCATCGGTTAAGTTTGAAACTTTTTCCATAAAGGTATTGTAAGCATTTTGGAATGTCGCGCTTAATTGTTGAAGGCTTCCAAAAAGCGTGCCAGCTTTTTTATCGTGAACGTCAGCAGATTGGATGGCATTAATGAAACTGCCAGTTTGCGAAAAACCCTTGCTGATCTCGTCAATCGTTGCGATGACGTTAGTTAATTCGTTAAACGTTGGGGCATCTTGATGAATATCCCATGTTTCGACTAATTCTGTAAAAGATGTGATTTGTGTGTTAAGTTTGTCTAAACGTGCTTGTAGCTGTGGTGATGAAGAACCTCCTGGAAAAATTGATTCTAAATCCCAATTAATAGCATATGTCATACTAACACTCCTTTCGTATTAAGATAATTATAATGCAAGAAACGATATTTGATAACCAATTTGGTTAAAAAATTATCATTATTTTTTAATGCTTATATTAGATGTGTTATGATAG
This is a stretch of genomic DNA from Vagococcus zengguangii. It encodes these proteins:
- a CDS encoding PTS system mannose/fructose/sorbose family transporter subunit IID — encoded protein: MSYKLEKKDFKQINRRSLIAFQFGWNYERMQGSGYLYTILPQLRKMYGDGTKELKEMMKMHTQVFNTSNFVNTLVTGIDLAIEEKEGVRGKETVQGLKVGLMGPFAAIGDSIFGSLLPTILGALAANMAIEGNPLGCILWLAASIGVMVLRWKMLELSYREGVTLVTTMQHKLSALTDAATLLGVFMVGALIATMINVKVSWAPQIGDLTINVQNNLDMILPRLFPAMIVGVVYWMLGKKNMTSTIAIFIVLVVSVALSALGVISK
- a CDS encoding PTS sugar transporter subunit IIA encodes the protein MADIIITGHGNFAQGMKHAVEMIMGEQEKIKEIPFIGEEPLESFSNNLKQSVNTSLENNQEIIVFTDLKGGTPFNQSMLLHMESSGIYVVGGTNLAMLIEAISLNMSEMKTEIILEKVINSSKDSIYSSLDFSK
- a CDS encoding SIS domain-containing protein; this encodes MFFKTDEELTDLGALITTREIEQQPKLWQETFDIYQKNQEEINKFINDFAKESQQKVRVVFTGAGTSAYVGDVVKPHLVRYGDNERFIFEAIPTTDIVAAPYDYLKPEEPTILVSFARSGNSPESVATVDIANQVVKNLRHLIITCAPEGQLAQSGAQDDKAFVMLMPALSNDKGFAMTGSFTCMTLASLLVFDDTHTNKAEMVEQMSAMGEQGIKLENEIKSLVDLEFNRVVYLGSGALSGLTREAQLKLLELTAGQVTTAFDSSLGFRHGPKSFVDEKTLVFTFISNDAYTAQYDVDILEEIKGNEIAVATVGIAQNTTTYSGQSMIIESEQLLPDAYLALPYIVIAQTFALLTSVKVENKPDTPSPTGTVNRVVQGVIIHELNK
- the lacD gene encoding tagatose-bisphosphate aldolase: MKNLTEAQRKHMDNLSTEAGVIAALAIDQRGALRKMLAAEGYEGDVEQAAIEFKKLVSEELTPFASSILLDPEYGLPASEVRAEEAGLLLAYEQTGYDATEAGRFPDLITNMSAKRIKEAGADAVKFLLYYDVDEQAEINERKHAFVERIGSECVAEEIPFYLELLSYDATNEDNASAAFAKVKPHKVNKMMEEFSKPRYNVDVLKVEVPVNMKFVEGYAEGEVVYTREEALAAFKEQTESTDLPFIFLSAGVSAELFQETLRFAKEAGSTFNGVLCGRATWKDGVAIFVKEGETATREWLRTQGKANIVSLNEVLNETATSWRE
- a CDS encoding class II fructose-bisphosphate aldolase; amino-acid sequence: MALVSAAEMLKKAREGKYAVGAFNTNNLEWTKAILQGAQESNAPVMIQTSMGAAKYMGGYQLCVHMVEDLIESMGITVPVALHLDHGEYEDALKCIEVGYTSVMYDGSHLDFDTNIEQAKDVVAKAHAKGVSVECEVGSIGGEEDGIIGSGELADPQECKAMADTGIDFLAAGIGNIHGSYPENWTGLSFETLAEIAEITGGNLPLVLHGGSGIPLEQVQKAISLGVSKINVNTECQEVFAAATRKYIEEGKDLEGKGFDPRKLLAPGTEAVVELVKQRIEWFGSKDKA
- a CDS encoding AAC(3) family N-acetyltransferase encodes the protein MRYQQLVKDLSQLGIKKSDIIVVHSSFNAIRGKNNSQITPLDVIKALQCTVSEGTLMIPTLSYESVRPEEPIFNLNETPACIGIIPETMRHVPNTFRSLHPTHSVTIWGKDAEKIAQQHQYDFSPVGANSPFREVKRRQGKIVMLGAPLARNTSLHGVEEMIQPDYLFRKHGTFRYDVILPDKTITIDSLRHDFSQHTQRYDRVLDLLSPDEYQYGKVIDADCYVMEAEAVWEKALAKLKEDIYYFVDKKE
- a CDS encoding glycoside hydrolase family 1 protein, which translates into the protein MEHKQLKAFPKDFLWGSASAAYQVEGAWNEDGKGPSVWDEFVKIPGKTFKATNGELAVDHYHRYKEDIALMKEQGLKAYRFSIAWTRIFPNGRGELNQAGLDFYINLVDELIANGIEPLVTLYHWDLPQALQDEYMGWESRKVIDDFVNYASVLFETFRGKVKYWISLNEQNIFIQLGYLMAVHPPAVIDPKRMYEANHIANLANASVIKKFHEMNMPGQIGPSFAYTPNYSFDSNPMNVLAAEDTEDIMANFWLDVYAWGEYPIFAMNYLKEQGIAPTIEPGDMELLKEGKPDFLGVNYYQTATHVFNPLDGVGMGKMNTSGKKGSSEETGMPGVSKKVANPFIDRTNWDWEIDPQGLRVALRRMTSRYRMPILITENGLGEYDKITETNEIHDDYRIAYLSSHVKAIQEAITDGVTVLGYCTWSYTDLLSWLNGYQKRYGFVYVDQDETQNGSLTRYKKDSYYWYQNVIATNGEEL
- a CDS encoding M3 family oligoendopeptidase — protein: MTYAINWDLESIFPGGSSSPQLQARLDKLNTQITSFTELVETWDIHQDAPTFNELTNVIATIDEISKGFSQTGSFINAIQSADVHDKKAGTLFGSLQQLSATFQNAYNTFMEKVSNLTDDEWTTLEASPLANQQGLLFNLAEVREKGKKLLSKPEEKIINQLSIDGFNAWSSHYDTIVASIIIDYKGEKLSAGQAFNRMMGDNDASVRAELFELWEKTWAEKAPLFADTLNHLQGFRLANYELHNTTDFLETPLKYNRMQKETLDMMWQVITENKQLFIDFLTRKAQLFGKEKMEWQDQDAPIVLGDLEETRYTFDDAAEFIIENFAKFSPKMADFAQMAFEKSWIEAEDRPGKRPGGYCTGLAESQESRIFMTYGGSINEVATLAHELGHAYHSHVMWDLPGMSQDYAMNVAETASTFAELIVADATLKQAQSDLEKINLLDVKMQNAIAMFMNIHARFIFENNFHEARQSHVLSDEEITQLMLDAQKESYQDSLASYHPHFWASKLHFYIDDVPFYNFPYTFGYLFSLGIYAYAQQSEGNFEEDYIALLRDTASMTTEELAQKHLNVDLTEPDFWQNGINILKADIEEFMSLTEKYI